In the Gammaproteobacteria bacterium genome, CGAAGATGAAGATGATTTAGAAGATTTGTTAACGTCTGATGAGTACAAAAACTCAATTGAAGAAGATCAAGACGAAGACGAAGACGAATAAATTCACTTATACAAAAAAGACACATAAACAGATTGGTAACAGGAAAATATTATGCCTTTCATTCCACACACGGCTGAAGATATAACAAAAATGCTGGAAGCGATTGGAGTTGACTCCATTGAGCAACTTTTTGATGAAATCCCTGAGGAACTCAAAGTTAGCGAACTGCAAAACATTCCAAAACAAATGAATGAAATGCAAGTCAGTCGTTTTATTAAATCCAAAGCAGCGCAAAATTCACAACTCAGTTGTTTTGCCGGAGGTGGAGCCTATGAACATCACATCCCTGCGGCAATCTGGCAACTGGCAACCCGTGGTGAGTTTTATACCGCATACACTCCGTATCAGGCAGAGGTTTCTCAAGGAAGTTTACAGGTCATTTACGAATACCAGACCATGATGACCAAACTCACCGGTATGGAAGTGAGCAATGCTTCACTTTATGATGGAGCTTCAGCCCTGGCAGAAGCAGCTTTAATGTCTGTTCGTGCCAATCGAAAGTCCAGATCAAAAACCATTCTGGTTCCTAAAACGGTCAATCCAATCTATAAAAAAGTTTTACACAATATTGTCCATAATCAGGACATCAAAATTGTCGAGTTGGATTATGATCACACAACCGGAAAAGTGAGTTCTGAAAACTTAAAAAAATATCAGGATGAGGACATCACCGCATTAGTCATTCCACAACCCAATTATTTTGGAGTTTTTGAGGATGTCGATGCTTTAACCGATTGGGCCCATGAGAAAAACTGTTTTGCTATTGCAGCTGTAAATCCAACATCCCTGGCTTTGCTCAAAGCTCCGGGAGATTGGGGTCAAAAAGGAGTTGATATTTGTATCGGTGAAGGCCAGCCTCTGGGAGTTCCACTTTCAGCCGGCGGTCCTTATTTTGGGTTTATGACATCAAAAGACCAGTACATCCGTAATATGCCCGGACGCATTGTTGGACAAACAACCGATTTGGATGGAAAACCGGGTTATACATTAGCGTTTCAGGCTCGCGAACAACACATTCGCAGAGCTAAAGCCACATCCAATATTTGTACCAACCAAGGTTTAATGGTCACCGCAGCAACGATTTACATGGCTTTATTAGGCGAACAAGGACTGAAAGATGTTGCCACCGCTTGTATGCAAAACATGCAATATCTCAAACAAAAGCTTGCTGAAAATGGAATCAAGCAAATATTCAACAGCCCCAACTTTCATGAAGTTGTGATTGAAACCAAACAAAGTCCTAAAGAAGTTATAGCTAAACTTGCAAGTCAAGGCATTCTAGCCGGTGTTGATTTAAGTTCCGACTACCCGGAATTGGGAAATGCTTTATCAGTTTGTGTTACAGAAACCAAAACACACGAAGATATTGATAATTTTGTCGAGCAACTGGTTCAATTAAGCTAACAAGACCGAAAATAAGACACAATGGTCATTGCAAACAACTTTGATTGACCATTGTGTTAGTTGTTCAAAAAGTTTGAATCACATATAATATTTTCATTCCTAAGATTCAATCAAAAATTTGCAATACCAATTTGGCAACATAACCATTGATACTAAAAACTATCGTATTTTGGTGAATGGCGACATCACACCAGTCAAACCACAGGTTTTTAATTTGATTGTGTATTTAATTGAAAACCATCATCGGCTGGTTACTAAGGATGAAATTCATGCAAATATTTGGTCGGGACGAATTGTTTCAGATACTTCAATCAGCACCCATATCAAATCAGCCCGAAAGATTCTTGGTGATGATGGTAAAAAACAGAAAATCATCAAAACCTATCATGCTCGCGGTTATCAATTTGTCGCTACTTTTAAAGAAACTGTTTCTGACAAACAGGAAATTGTTAATCAGGCTCTGAAAACAATTGTCGTTTTGCCATTCACAAATATAAAATCCGACCCGCAAACTGATTATCTCAGTTTTGCCCTGGCAAGCCAGATTATCAACGACTTAGCATATCTGCAAAACTTCAATATTGTTCCGGCAAGCATGATACGAGAGTTTATCAATTCCAAAGCCAACCCAACTGAGATTGCAATTGAACTTAACGCAGAGAATGTCGTTTGTGGAAATTATTTAATTGAAAATGATGCTATCAGAATCAATTTTGAAATTATTGATACTCAATCCCAAAAAGTCATATCACAAGAACAAATTGAAGACCGACATTCCAATACATTTAAATTACAAGATCGTGTTTCGTCAAATGTCATCTCAGCATTCAATGGACAATCAAAAGGAAAAGTGTCGAATCCAAGCAGAGTCAGAAATATTCCCAAAAGTGCACTTGCTTTTGAATATTACCTCAGAGCGATTTCTTATCCATACACCAATGAGGGACATCATCTCGCCATAGAAATGCTGAAGAAGTCATTAGACTTGGATGATTCTTTTGCACCGAGTTATCCGCATCTTGGTAATCACATTCGTTTATTGGAACAGCACGGAAGAATTTCTTCCGAGAATAACCAATCTACTGAGTGGTATTATCAAAAAGCATTAGAACTTAATCCCGAGCTTGTCGAAGCACTCATGAATCTGGCGCTTTACTACACCGAAACCGGCAAACTGGAAGAAGCCTATTTCATTGCTCGACGAATGTTTAAAATTAATCCAAATTGTGCTGAATTTCACTTTATTCTTGGATATATTTTCAGATATGCCGGAATGGTGGATGAAGCCATCGAAGAGATGGAAACAGCTTTAAAATTAAGTCCTGATAACAAAAGATATCGTTCCATAATTTCAACATACATCGGAGCCGGCAAGTATCAGCAAGCACTTGAAAAAACCTATCTGGGCGATGAGGTTTATGCCGATATTTTCAGCGGACAAATTACATTTATGCAGGGCAAAATAGAACAAGCTCGAAAACACCTTGAAAATGCTTTGAAAGCGGATTCTCATGGTTTATCCGGTTTGGTTGCAACCGTTTATCTTGCCGTTTTGGATAATAACTTACTGATAGGCAAAGAGTCACTCGAAAAAATTGTCGATACAAAAATCATAGACGCAGAAAATATGTTTTATTTCGCAGGTTTTTACGCACTACTTTCTGAACAAGAAAAGTGTTTGGAGCTATTAAACAAAGCTGTTGATTGCGGATATTACAACTATATCCACATTCAAACCACACCGAATTTAAACTCTGTCAAGCACTCCGATAAATACCAAGAAATACTAGCTAAAGCGAAAAAAGGAAGTGAATCTTTTAAAAAAACTGTACGCGCTAATCCGGTTCAGTCGAACAGTTAAACCACCTCCAATCACAAGTTCACAAATAAATCATATTTTGTTCAAGTTTGAATCTGCGAGCAGCATTAGTATTGTGATTTAGTATCAATTACACATTAGAAATGAATCCAAAAACGACTATCGCTTTAATAATTTTAATTTCCATAAACCTCAACCTTTACGCAGCAAACATTGTTGTAAATTCAAGTTCCGGTTCTGTAACCGCAAGTGATGATGGGTTTTGCACATTACACGAAGCTGTGGAATCTGCAAATTCAAATACGGCCTCAGGGCAGCTTATAGGAGAATGCATTGCAGGAGAATCACTTCCGACTATTGATACGATTACTTTTGCATCATCAATATTACCGGCAACGATTCATTTGGAATTGCCTATTCAATTATCAGAATCAGTCAATCTTTCAGGTCCTCACAAAGAATTACTCACTTTAAGTAGTATTGGCTTAGACAGAGTTCTAAAAGTTTCAAACCTAACACCTGCTGATTTCATGATTGAAAAACTGACTATTTCAGGCGGTTTCACCGGAGTCGGAAGTCTTCCTGTTGGGGTTGGAGGAGGAATGTTAGTTTCTCTGGCAAACTCGAGTTTAACAATTGACCGGGTGTATTTCACCAACAATAGTGCAGAATACGCCGGAGGAGCTTTGGGAATTGCTTACGGCGGAACTTCAAATAACACCGTCACCATCGAAAATTGCGAGTTTGATAATAATAACACAATCGGTTCAACCGCAAACTCAGGCAATGTCGCCGGTGGCGGTGCTATCTTTATTGGTGCATTTCAGAATGTAACAATAAACAAT is a window encoding:
- the gcvPA gene encoding aminomethyl-transferring glycine dehydrogenase subunit GcvPA, producing the protein MPFIPHTAEDITKMLEAIGVDSIEQLFDEIPEELKVSELQNIPKQMNEMQVSRFIKSKAAQNSQLSCFAGGGAYEHHIPAAIWQLATRGEFYTAYTPYQAEVSQGSLQVIYEYQTMMTKLTGMEVSNASLYDGASALAEAALMSVRANRKSRSKTILVPKTVNPIYKKVLHNIVHNQDIKIVELDYDHTTGKVSSENLKKYQDEDITALVIPQPNYFGVFEDVDALTDWAHEKNCFAIAAVNPTSLALLKAPGDWGQKGVDICIGEGQPLGVPLSAGGPYFGFMTSKDQYIRNMPGRIVGQTTDLDGKPGYTLAFQAREQHIRRAKATSNICTNQGLMVTAATIYMALLGEQGLKDVATACMQNMQYLKQKLAENGIKQIFNSPNFHEVVIETKQSPKEVIAKLASQGILAGVDLSSDYPELGNALSVCVTETKTHEDIDNFVEQLVQLS
- a CDS encoding FlgO family outer membrane protein; this translates as MQYQFGNITIDTKNYRILVNGDITPVKPQVFNLIVYLIENHHRLVTKDEIHANIWSGRIVSDTSISTHIKSARKILGDDGKKQKIIKTYHARGYQFVATFKETVSDKQEIVNQALKTIVVLPFTNIKSDPQTDYLSFALASQIINDLAYLQNFNIVPASMIREFINSKANPTEIAIELNAENVVCGNYLIENDAIRINFEIIDTQSQKVISQEQIEDRHSNTFKLQDRVSSNVISAFNGQSKGKVSNPSRVRNIPKSALAFEYYLRAISYPYTNEGHHLAIEMLKKSLDLDDSFAPSYPHLGNHIRLLEQHGRISSENNQSTEWYYQKALELNPELVEALMNLALYYTETGKLEEAYFIARRMFKINPNCAEFHFILGYIFRYAGMVDEAIEEMETALKLSPDNKRYRSIISTYIGAGKYQQALEKTYLGDEVYADIFSGQITFMQGKIEQARKHLENALKADSHGLSGLVATVYLAVLDNNLLIGKESLEKIVDTKIIDAENMFYFAGFYALLSEQEKCLELLNKAVDCGYYNYIHIQTTPNLNSVKHSDKYQEILAKAKKGSESFKKTVRANPVQSNS